Proteins encoded within one genomic window of Companilactobacillus zhachilii:
- a CDS encoding cation diffusion facilitator family transporter, with protein sequence MDHEKVTGKRFFYVTVLNVVITITEFIGGFFSGSLGLISDAFHNLEDSLSIVISYVANVIGQRKNNTKKTFGYKRAEILAAFVNSIVLVVITLMMVVESFRRLSTPQHINGKLMMIVSLIGLAANFISMLMLLSGSKHNLNIKATFLHMLTDTLSSIGVFVASIFVILFNWNWVDPLITIVIAIWLLKEAYTVVSETINILMEASPKIDLDAVQDVILTIPEIVKVHHVHVWMIDENHIMLDAHINVKRNCNMSELDGLYDTVDKLLKDKFNITHVTLQAECSRGLDNSLID encoded by the coding sequence ATGGATCATGAGAAAGTAACGGGGAAGCGTTTCTTTTATGTAACCGTACTGAATGTAGTTATTACAATTACTGAATTTATCGGAGGCTTTTTCTCAGGAAGTCTTGGTTTGATTTCAGATGCCTTCCATAACTTAGAAGATTCGCTTTCTATCGTAATTTCATATGTGGCTAATGTAATTGGTCAGCGCAAAAATAATACTAAGAAGACTTTTGGGTACAAGCGTGCCGAAATATTGGCTGCTTTTGTCAATTCGATTGTCTTAGTAGTAATAACGTTAATGATGGTAGTTGAGTCATTTAGACGTTTATCAACACCACAACATATTAATGGTAAATTGATGATGATTGTTTCATTGATTGGCTTAGCGGCTAATTTTATTTCAATGCTTATGTTATTGTCGGGATCGAAACATAACCTAAATATTAAGGCAACATTTCTACATATGTTGACAGATACACTGTCTTCAATTGGTGTTTTCGTAGCTTCAATTTTTGTTATTTTGTTTAATTGGAATTGGGTCGACCCACTTATAACAATCGTTATTGCTATTTGGCTCTTAAAAGAGGCATACACGGTCGTTTCAGAAACGATTAATATCCTGATGGAGGCTAGTCCAAAAATTGATTTAGATGCCGTTCAGGACGTAATTTTGACTATTCCGGAAATTGTCAAGGTTCACCATGTCCATGTATGGATGATTGATGAAAATCATATCATGCTAGATGCCCATATCAATGTAAAAAGAAATTGCAATATGAGTGAACTTGATGGTTTATATGATACAGTCGATAAATTATTAAAAGATAAGTTCAATATTACGCATGTAACCTTACAGGCTGAATGCTCAAGAGGGTTAGATAATTCTTTGATCGATTAA
- a CDS encoding DUF5067 domain-containing protein, translating to MKRQNGNNRTHMTREALRRKRLPFYKKNSFIISIFLILIVLIGLFVFWKANTSHNTDSTQPSHKVEKVKAKKPAKKKTTKKAKQSNKAQKVTKEQPAKQVEKQPEKKPAAPQIKNAGTYSDLTYDTDWYTFKISNEVKLIKDANGDAALLVKYNYTNKTNNNEVPQQVQNNAIMLKQDGKQLSATSATGDNAAIVNSSNNGQVQPGKSFDGALLVKVNNTTSEVTMYFKNIQTNDWLDSTQPLKLD from the coding sequence ATGAAAAGGCAAAACGGCAATAACAGGACGCACATGACTCGTGAAGCGCTTCGTCGTAAAAGATTACCATTTTATAAAAAAAATTCTTTCATCATTTCCATCTTTTTGATTTTGATTGTACTGATTGGTCTATTCGTTTTTTGGAAAGCAAATACTTCCCACAACACTGATTCTACACAACCTTCACATAAGGTAGAAAAAGTTAAAGCTAAGAAACCAGCTAAAAAGAAAACTACTAAAAAAGCCAAACAGAGTAACAAAGCACAAAAAGTCACCAAAGAACAACCAGCTAAACAAGTGGAGAAACAACCTGAGAAAAAACCGGCTGCACCACAAATAAAGAATGCCGGAACTTACAGTGATTTAACTTATGATACTGATTGGTATACATTTAAAATTTCCAATGAAGTTAAGCTGATCAAAGATGCTAACGGGGATGCGGCATTATTAGTAAAATACAATTACACTAACAAAACTAATAACAACGAAGTTCCTCAACAAGTTCAAAACAATGCTATTATGTTGAAACAAGATGGCAAACAATTATCAGCCACTTCAGCAACTGGAGATAATGCAGCTATCGTCAATAGTAGTAATAATGGTCAAGTTCAGCCAGGCAAGAGCTTTGACGGCGCCCTTTTAGTTAAGGTAAACAATACGACCTCAGAAGTAACCATGTACTTCAAGAATATCCAAACTAATGATTGGCTCGATAGTACCCAACCACTTAAATTAGATTAA
- a CDS encoding CPBP family intramembrane glutamic endopeptidase: MKLLKSNITKIIIASLIFPIGLSLIALFVTRQSSSSVWQAMGDLLVFALAYALNAKYFQQKVYWFSRKNFQAQFMTALPAIIIVAFLDSPMLAVADFQIKLKVIVICLLVGLAEEYVFRGILIGLFLKLTHNNALLAVVGSSIMFGLIHMMNLKALSFGYVSAQVIFAAAIGILFGTIYLKTRNLSIVIALHALRDMFPMFSNKMMAEAGKMEFSAASLYVTVIFLLIALFIAHIQLQDYVVKDWSE, encoded by the coding sequence ATGAAACTATTAAAAAGTAACATTACGAAAATTATTATTGCCAGTTTAATCTTTCCAATTGGGTTGAGTTTGATAGCTTTATTTGTAACAAGACAGTCTTCTAGTAGTGTTTGGCAAGCCATGGGGGACTTGTTAGTCTTTGCGTTGGCATATGCTTTAAATGCTAAGTATTTTCAACAAAAAGTTTATTGGTTCAGTCGCAAAAATTTCCAAGCACAGTTTATGACTGCTTTGCCAGCGATTATCATTGTCGCTTTTCTAGATTCACCGATGTTGGCGGTTGCCGATTTTCAAATTAAATTGAAAGTGATTGTAATTTGTCTGTTAGTTGGTTTAGCCGAGGAGTATGTTTTCCGTGGCATTTTGATCGGCTTATTTTTAAAATTAACGCACAATAATGCTTTGTTAGCAGTAGTTGGTTCTAGTATTATGTTTGGCTTGATCCACATGATGAATTTGAAAGCTTTGTCGTTCGGATATGTTTCAGCACAAGTAATTTTTGCGGCAGCAATCGGGATTCTTTTTGGAACAATATATCTTAAAACACGTAATTTGAGTATTGTAATTGCTTTACATGCTTTGCGTGACATGTTTCCTATGTTTTCAAATAAAATGATGGCAGAAGCTGGTAAAATGGAATTTTCAGCAGCCTCGCTATATGTTACAGTCATTTTCTTGTTAATTGCGCTATTTATTGCCCATATTCAGTTGCAAGATTACGTTGTAAAAGATTGGTCGGAATAA
- a CDS encoding DUF956 family protein, whose translation MVQSLNTKSDLVMNATSHLGMADYGKIMVGDKGFEFYDDRDAKNYIQIPWTEVRLVIVSVMFGGKWIPRFAIETKKNGTFSFSARDPKKVLRAVRVYIKADHIVRSLSFFQVIKRAFTRNPSKKAKKSKKNKK comes from the coding sequence ATGGTTCAATCATTAAATACGAAGTCGGATTTGGTCATGAATGCAACTTCTCACTTAGGAATGGCAGATTACGGAAAAATCATGGTCGGAGATAAGGGCTTCGAATTTTACGATGATCGTGATGCTAAAAACTATATTCAAATTCCTTGGACTGAAGTACGATTAGTTATCGTTTCAGTTATGTTTGGTGGTAAATGGATTCCACGATTTGCAATTGAGACCAAGAAGAATGGGACTTTCTCATTTTCTGCAAGAGACCCTAAGAAAGTTTTACGTGCTGTTCGGGTTTATATTAAAGCAGATCATATTGTTCGTTCGTTGAGCTTTTTCCAAGTTATTAAGCGAGCCTTTACAAGGAATCCGTCTAAAAAGGCAAAGAAGTCTAAGAAGAATAAAAAGTAA
- a CDS encoding PTS system mannose/fructose/sorbose family transporter subunit IID has protein sequence MADQVKISKRDRISVWWRSTFLQGSWNYERMQNGGWTYSLIPVLKRLYKTKEDRAAALKRHMEFFNCHPYLASPILGVTMALEEERANGAPIDDVTIQGVKVGMMGPLAGIGDPVFWFTVKPIIGALAASLAMTGNIMGPIIYFVAWNAIRMAFMWYTQELGYKAGSKITDDLSGGILQDITKGASILGMFILGSLINRWVVVKFTPVVSSIKQDKGAYIDWAHLPAGAQGIKEALIQQKAGLSLTAHKVTTLQDNLDQLIPGLAALLLTLFCMWLLKKKVSPIVIILGLFVVGVVLHVLHVM, from the coding sequence ATGGCAGATCAAGTAAAGATTTCTAAAAGAGATAGAATTTCCGTTTGGTGGCGTTCAACATTCCTTCAAGGTTCATGGAATTACGAACGTATGCAAAATGGTGGCTGGACTTATTCATTAATTCCAGTACTAAAAAGATTATATAAAACAAAAGAAGACCGTGCCGCTGCTTTGAAGCGTCACATGGAATTCTTCAATTGTCACCCATACTTAGCCTCACCTATCCTAGGTGTTACAATGGCTTTGGAAGAAGAACGTGCTAATGGTGCACCTATTGATGATGTTACTATTCAAGGTGTTAAAGTTGGTATGATGGGTCCTCTAGCTGGTATTGGTGATCCTGTGTTCTGGTTCACTGTTAAGCCAATTATTGGTGCTTTAGCTGCTTCACTTGCTATGACAGGTAACATTATGGGACCTATCATTTATTTCGTAGCATGGAACGCTATTCGTATGGCCTTCATGTGGTACACACAAGAACTTGGCTACAAAGCCGGTTCAAAGATTACAGATGACCTTTCTGGTGGTATTTTACAAGATATCACAAAGGGTGCTTCAATTTTGGGTATGTTCATTCTAGGTTCATTGATTAACCGTTGGGTTGTTGTTAAGTTCACACCAGTGGTTTCATCAATTAAACAAGATAAAGGTGCTTATATTGACTGGGCACATCTACCAGCCGGTGCACAAGGAATCAAGGAAGCCTTGATTCAACAAAAAGCAGGTCTATCATTGACTGCACATAAGGTAACAACATTGCAAGATAACTTGGATCAATTGATTCCTGGTTTAGCAGCTTTGCTACTAACATTGTTCTGTATGTGGTTACTAAAGAAGAAAGTTTCTCCAATTGTTATCATTCTTGGATTGTTCGTTGTCGGTGTTGTCCTACACGTACTTCACGTTATGTAA
- a CDS encoding PTS mannose/fructose/sorbose transporter subunit IIC, whose amino-acid sequence MQLNAIQMILVVIVSFLAGMEGILDEFHFHQPVIACTLIGLVTGQLLPCLILGGSLQMIALGWSNIGAAVAPDAALAAVASAIILVLGGKGKAGVGSAIAIAVPLAVAGLLLTILARTIATAIVHIMDRAAEEGSFRKVEMWQYIAIAMQGIRIAIPAALILAIGAGPVKELLNAMPAWLSDGLSLGGGMVVAVGYAMVINMMATREVWPFFAIGFVLATVTQLTLIGLGAIGISMALIYLKLSKSGGNGGNGDGGNSNTGDPVGDIIDNY is encoded by the coding sequence ATGCAATTGAATGCTATTCAAATGATTCTAGTCGTTATTGTATCTTTCTTAGCTGGTATGGAAGGTATCTTGGATGAATTCCATTTTCACCAACCAGTTATTGCTTGTACATTAATCGGCTTAGTTACAGGTCAATTATTACCTTGTCTTATCCTAGGTGGTTCATTACAAATGATCGCCTTAGGTTGGTCTAATATCGGTGCTGCCGTAGCACCTGATGCTGCTTTGGCAGCTGTTGCTTCAGCTATTATTCTTGTTTTAGGTGGTAAAGGTAAAGCTGGCGTTGGTTCAGCTATTGCTATTGCTGTTCCATTGGCTGTTGCCGGATTACTATTAACTATTTTGGCACGTACAATAGCAACTGCTATTGTCCACATTATGGATAGAGCTGCCGAAGAAGGTAGTTTTAGAAAAGTTGAAATGTGGCAATATATTGCTATTGCAATGCAAGGTATTCGTATCGCTATCCCTGCTGCATTGATCTTAGCAATTGGTGCTGGTCCCGTTAAGGAATTACTAAATGCTATGCCTGCATGGCTATCAGATGGATTATCACTTGGTGGTGGTATGGTTGTTGCCGTTGGTTACGCAATGGTTATCAACATGATGGCTACTAGAGAAGTATGGCCATTCTTCGCAATTGGTTTCGTACTTGCTACAGTTACACAATTAACACTTATCGGTCTTGGTGCTATCGGTATTTCTATGGCGCTTATCTACTTGAAATTATCTAAATCAGGTGGTAACGGTGGCAACGGTGACGGAGGAAACTCTAACACCGGTGATCCAGTCGGCGACATTATAGATAACTACTAA
- a CDS encoding PTS sugar transporter subunit IIB → MVGIVIASHGDFADGIKMSGSMIFGEQKDVQSVTLQPSMGPDDLKAKLEKAVSSLEDQEQVLFLVDLWGGTPFNQVNGLFEAHKDKWAIVAGLNLPMLIEAYASRLSMNSAQEIAAHIIETAKDGVKVRPESLQPKEAPKAAAPKQGPKGGQPGSMKYVLARVDSRLLHGQVATAWTKTTNPTRIIVVSDNVAKDDLRKQLIMQAAPVGVHAHVIPIDQMIKIAKDDKHFGGERALLLFETPQDVKKAIDGGVPLKTVNVGSMAHSVGKVQPNKVLAFDQNDIDTYKEMEKEGIKFDVRKVPTDSEDNLDSIMKKAQDELNKN, encoded by the coding sequence ATGGTTGGAATTGTTATTGCAAGCCATGGTGACTTTGCCGATGGCATCAAGATGTCAGGTTCAATGATTTTCGGTGAACAAAAAGATGTTCAATCCGTTACATTGCAACCTAGCATGGGTCCTGATGATCTTAAGGCAAAATTGGAAAAAGCTGTTTCTTCTCTAGAAGACCAAGAACAAGTATTGTTCTTAGTTGATTTATGGGGTGGAACACCATTTAACCAAGTAAATGGTTTGTTCGAGGCACATAAAGACAAGTGGGCTATCGTTGCTGGTCTTAACTTGCCTATGTTGATTGAAGCATATGCTTCACGTCTATCAATGAACTCAGCACAAGAAATTGCTGCACATATTATTGAAACAGCAAAAGATGGTGTTAAGGTTCGTCCAGAATCTCTACAACCAAAGGAAGCTCCTAAGGCTGCTGCACCAAAACAAGGACCAAAGGGTGGTCAACCAGGATCAATGAAGTATGTTTTGGCACGTGTTGATTCACGTCTATTGCATGGTCAAGTTGCTACTGCATGGACAAAGACAACAAACCCTACACGTATCATTGTTGTTTCTGATAATGTTGCTAAAGATGATTTGCGTAAGCAATTGATCATGCAAGCTGCACCAGTTGGTGTTCACGCTCACGTTATCCCAATCGATCAAATGATCAAGATTGCTAAGGATGACAAACATTTTGGTGGCGAACGTGCACTATTGCTCTTCGAAACACCACAAGATGTTAAGAAGGCAATTGACGGAGGAGTTCCATTGAAGACAGTTAACGTTGGTTCAATGGCTCACTCAGTTGGTAAAGTTCAACCAAACAAGGTTTTGGCTTTTGATCAAAATGATATCGATACTTACAAGGAAATGGAAAAAGAAGGCATCAAGTTTGATGTTCGTAAAGTTCCAACAGATTCTGAGGATAATCTTGATAGCATTATGAAGAAAGCTCAAGACGAATTGAACAAAAATTAA
- a CDS encoding DUF4867 family protein, which produces MSSLEEFQKLNPEYKILSIDDPDFKKYGKVYTNYDISEVTDYMDKNVKISSPANFYTPSNKGLEAIPVIQEMGKDIYANMPIEAGECTGQSTNFSAIEYHQGSETNIMLTDVIMVLGQRSILDTKGSYSPADDGQTFFVPAGTVVEFYSSTLHYAPIKVHDSGFSIIVMLIKGTNEELPADFKSTNKRIVKQNKFQLVDPSRKDKIAIGVEVGLTGKMIEMKPLAK; this is translated from the coding sequence ATGAGTTCATTAGAAGAATTTCAAAAATTAAATCCAGAATATAAGATCCTCTCAATTGATGATCCAGACTTTAAGAAGTACGGAAAAGTTTATACTAACTATGATATTAGTGAAGTAACTGACTATATGGATAAGAATGTTAAAATTTCAAGTCCAGCTAATTTCTATACTCCGTCAAATAAAGGACTAGAAGCAATTCCAGTTATTCAAGAAATGGGCAAGGATATTTATGCCAACATGCCAATTGAAGCTGGGGAATGTACAGGTCAATCAACTAACTTTTCAGCCATCGAATATCACCAAGGTAGCGAAACTAATATTATGTTGACTGATGTCATCATGGTTTTAGGACAACGTTCAATCCTTGATACTAAAGGTTCATACAGTCCAGCCGACGATGGTCAAACATTCTTTGTTCCAGCTGGTACAGTAGTTGAATTTTATAGTTCAACCTTGCATTATGCACCTATCAAGGTTCATGATTCTGGATTCTCAATCATTGTTATGTTGATTAAAGGTACTAATGAAGAGTTACCTGCAGATTTCAAGAGCACTAACAAACGAATCGTTAAACAAAACAAGTTCCAATTAGTTGATCCAAGTCGTAAAGATAAGATTGCTATTGGAGTCGAAGTTGGTTTAACAGGCAAGATGATTGAAATGAAACCATTAGCTAAATAA
- a CDS encoding 2-dehydropantoate 2-reductase translates to MKVIIAGAGAMGSRFGIMLHQGGNDVTLVDGWPDHVNAIRNNGLKANFNGEDITVNIPVMLQSEIKADAKADLIILFTKSMQLDKMLQDVKPLISDKTKILCLLNGIGHEDTIEKYIPMENIFIGNTMWTAGLVGPGQVKLFGNGSVELQNLGQNQESAAQDLAKVLSDSGLNAKYSNNIHYSIYRKACVNGTMNCLCSILDVNMAEFGATKPAHDIVVTVVNEFAAVAHAESVDLDVKEVVEHVESCFDPETIGKHYPSMYQDLINNHRLTEIDYINGAVSRKGKKYNIATPYCDLLTQLIHCKEDILGAK, encoded by the coding sequence ATGAAAGTTATTATTGCAGGTGCGGGTGCTATGGGTAGCCGCTTCGGAATTATGCTTCATCAAGGTGGCAACGACGTTACTCTAGTCGACGGTTGGCCTGATCATGTCAACGCCATTAGAAACAACGGTTTAAAGGCTAACTTCAATGGTGAAGATATCACAGTCAATATCCCCGTTATGCTTCAATCAGAAATTAAGGCTGATGCGAAAGCCGACTTAATTATTTTATTCACTAAATCTATGCAGCTTGATAAAATGTTGCAAGATGTTAAACCTTTAATTTCTGACAAAACAAAGATCCTCTGTCTGTTGAATGGTATCGGTCACGAAGATACTATCGAAAAATACATCCCTATGGAAAATATCTTCATTGGTAATACAATGTGGACTGCCGGTTTAGTTGGACCTGGACAAGTTAAACTATTCGGTAATGGTTCGGTTGAACTACAAAACCTTGGTCAAAATCAAGAATCAGCTGCTCAGGACTTGGCTAAAGTTCTTTCGGATTCTGGTTTAAACGCCAAATATTCAAACAACATTCACTACTCAATCTATCGCAAGGCTTGTGTCAACGGAACAATGAACTGCCTTTGCTCAATTCTGGATGTTAACATGGCAGAATTTGGTGCCACTAAACCAGCCCATGACATCGTAGTCACAGTTGTTAATGAATTCGCCGCAGTTGCTCATGCTGAAAGTGTTGATTTAGACGTCAAAGAAGTAGTTGAACACGTCGAATCATGCTTTGACCCTGAAACAATTGGTAAACATTACCCATCAATGTATCAGGATCTAATCAATAACCATCGTTTAACAGAAATTGACTATATCAATGGTGCTGTTTCACGCAAAGGTAAAAAATATAATATTGCAACACCATACTGTGATTTATTAACGCAATTAATTCACTGTAAAGAAGATATTCTTGGCGCTAAATAA
- a CDS encoding PTS sugar transporter subunit IIC, with amino-acid sequence MKDKLTAKIFLNKVLSGTATGIIIGLIPNAVLAAILKIFGDNPFAVAIGQMAIIFQLGTPLLIGALIALQFGLKPMPMMVVGGAAFVGSGVIKFNEKAQAYIGAGTGDIINTMLTAAIAVGMILLIGEKFGSVAIVLTPIVVGVGAGLIGFYLYPYVTDITKAIGDGINSFTDLQPILMCILISCAFATLIISPISTVAIGMAIQLNGISAGAAAMGVAATTIVLVVNSWKINKPGVTIAIALGAMKMMMPNLFRKPIILLPCLITATISAIPVALFSISGTPASAGFGLVGLVGPLASLEAGLNVVLLLISWLIVPIVVAIALQFLFEKVLHLYKRKDVFEFLG; translated from the coding sequence ATGAAAGACAAACTAACAGCCAAAATTTTCCTTAATAAGGTTTTATCAGGAACTGCAACTGGTATCATTATCGGTTTGATTCCCAACGCTGTTCTAGCCGCTATCTTAAAAATTTTTGGAGACAACCCCTTTGCCGTGGCTATTGGCCAAATGGCGATTATTTTTCAACTAGGAACACCGCTCTTAATTGGCGCCTTGATTGCTCTACAATTCGGTTTAAAACCAATGCCAATGATGGTCGTTGGTGGAGCTGCCTTTGTTGGTTCTGGTGTTATTAAATTCAATGAAAAAGCTCAAGCATATATTGGTGCTGGTACTGGTGACATTATTAATACCATGTTGACTGCCGCCATTGCTGTAGGAATGATTTTACTAATCGGCGAAAAATTTGGTTCAGTTGCCATCGTTTTAACACCTATCGTTGTCGGTGTCGGAGCAGGATTAATTGGTTTTTACCTTTACCCATACGTTACCGATATTACCAAAGCTATCGGTGATGGAATCAATTCCTTCACTGACCTTCAACCAATCTTGATGTGTATTCTAATCAGTTGTGCTTTTGCAACCCTAATTATTTCCCCAATTTCGACTGTTGCAATCGGTATGGCAATCCAATTAAATGGAATTTCAGCCGGTGCCGCTGCTATGGGAGTTGCTGCTACAACAATCGTGCTTGTCGTTAACTCATGGAAAATCAACAAGCCTGGTGTTACCATCGCCATTGCCTTAGGTGCAATGAAAATGATGATGCCTAATCTCTTTAGAAAACCAATCATTTTACTACCATGTCTAATTACAGCAACTATTTCAGCCATTCCGGTTGCTCTCTTCAGTATTTCCGGAACACCTGCTTCAGCCGGATTTGGATTGGTAGGATTAGTTGGACCTTTAGCCTCATTAGAAGCTGGGTTAAACGTCGTCTTACTGTTAATCAGTTGGTTAATCGTTCCAATCGTTGTAGCAATCGCACTTCAATTCTTATTTGAAAAAGTTTTACATTTATACAAACGTAAAGATGTTTTTGAATTCTTAGGTTAA
- the nagE gene encoding N-acetylglucosamine-specific PTS transporter subunit IIBC: protein MKTYLQRMGRSLQLPVAVLPAAALLEGIGHWLPQNWGLSQFLQVGGTAILSQLALLFAIGLSVGMAKVKDGAAAMAGVVAYIVPTYVLAPKQVALLKGIKVGQVDPAFNAIAGNVFIGIVAGLIAAALFDRFHETKLPMALSFFSGKRLVPILATLVMLVLSVVLLFIWPVLYGALITFGKFIVNLGWVGAGLFGFFNRLLIPTGLHQALNQVFEFNIAGINDIGNFWANKGTKGITGMYLAGYFPVMMFGLPAGALAIYKNALPERKKTTASLMLAGAFASFFTGVTEPLEFSFMFVAWPLYVIHAIFTGLSMAFAAFMHWTAGFTFSAGLVDYILSFHMPIANKPYMLIVQGLVMAVIYYFGFDFAIKKFNLLTPGREPIEADDAPVEEVSTSKTDDKYMIMAKKVYAGIGGHDNISVIDNCTTRLRLQLKDTGKINKSQIMSAGVAGVNVLDKTNIHIVVGTEVQFVADALKQLYADNATVTTTNEANDKPVEKVEPVSDIRSGETDVFYSVANGHLEDIEQVSDPTFAQKMLGDGYAVVPTDGKITAPVDGTIATIFPTKHAMGIKTTNGLEVLVHMGIDTVQLKGEPFDLKVKEGQVVKHGDQLAQVDLDKIKQAGKKTDMMVIVTNMPSVSYMKYNVLDKDVKLDTEVVKVTTK, encoded by the coding sequence ATGAAAACCTATCTTCAAAGAATGGGCCGTTCTCTTCAATTACCGGTAGCTGTTTTACCAGCCGCCGCTCTACTTGAGGGTATTGGTCACTGGTTGCCACAAAATTGGGGATTATCACAATTCTTGCAAGTTGGTGGTACAGCAATTCTTAGTCAATTAGCATTATTATTTGCGATTGGTTTGTCAGTTGGGATGGCAAAGGTCAAAGATGGTGCTGCTGCTATGGCTGGTGTTGTTGCTTATATCGTTCCAACTTATGTATTAGCACCAAAACAAGTTGCTCTATTAAAGGGTATCAAGGTGGGACAAGTTGATCCTGCTTTTAACGCGATTGCTGGAAATGTCTTCATCGGGATTGTAGCAGGATTAATTGCTGCAGCTTTGTTTGACCGTTTCCATGAAACTAAATTGCCAATGGCGTTATCATTTTTTAGTGGTAAACGTTTAGTGCCAATTTTGGCAACGTTAGTAATGTTAGTTTTGTCAGTTGTTTTGTTATTTATTTGGCCCGTTTTATATGGAGCCTTAATCACATTTGGTAAATTTATTGTTAATTTGGGTTGGGTCGGAGCTGGTCTCTTCGGTTTCTTCAACCGTTTGTTGATTCCTACTGGTTTACATCAAGCTTTGAATCAAGTCTTCGAATTCAATATTGCTGGTATTAATGATATTGGAAATTTCTGGGCCAATAAGGGTACCAAGGGTATCACAGGGATGTATCTAGCTGGATATTTCCCAGTGATGATGTTTGGTTTACCAGCCGGAGCTTTGGCAATTTATAAAAATGCTTTGCCAGAACGTAAAAAGACTACTGCCAGTTTAATGTTAGCTGGTGCTTTTGCTTCGTTCTTTACAGGTGTTACTGAACCACTAGAGTTCTCGTTTATGTTTGTAGCATGGCCACTTTATGTGATTCACGCTATCTTCACTGGTTTATCAATGGCCTTTGCAGCGTTCATGCATTGGACAGCCGGTTTTACTTTCAGTGCTGGATTGGTCGATTATATTTTGAGTTTCCACATGCCAATTGCTAATAAGCCTTACATGTTAATCGTTCAAGGTTTAGTTATGGCGGTTATTTATTACTTTGGTTTTGACTTTGCAATTAAGAAGTTTAATTTGTTAACTCCAGGTCGTGAACCAATTGAAGCTGACGATGCACCGGTTGAAGAGGTTTCGACTTCTAAGACTGATGACAAATATATGATTATGGCGAAAAAAGTTTATGCTGGTATCGGAGGGCACGATAATATTAGTGTGATCGATAATTGTACGACACGTTTACGTTTGCAATTGAAAGATACTGGAAAAATTAATAAGTCACAAATTATGAGTGCTGGTGTCGCCGGTGTAAATGTTTTAGATAAAACCAATATTCATATTGTTGTCGGAACTGAAGTTCAATTCGTAGCCGATGCTTTGAAGCAGCTTTATGCTGATAATGCTACTGTTACAACTACTAACGAAGCTAACGATAAGCCGGTAGAAAAGGTTGAACCAGTTAGCGATATTAGATCAGGTGAGACAGATGTCTTTTATAGTGTTGCTAATGGACATTTGGAAGATATCGAACAAGTTTCTGATCCAACTTTTGCACAAAAAATGCTTGGCGATGGTTATGCAGTCGTTCCAACTGATGGCAAGATTACTGCTCCAGTTGATGGAACAATTGCCACGATTTTCCCAACTAAGCATGCAATGGGGATTAAAACTACTAATGGCTTAGAAGTATTGGTACATATGGGTATTGATACGGTTCAACTAAAGGGAGAGCCATTTGATCTTAAAGTTAAAGAAGGCCAAGTTGTTAAACATGGTGATCAATTAGCTCAAGTAGATTTAGATAAAATTAAACAAGCAGGTAAGAAGACTGACATGATGGTCATCGTAACTAATATGCCTAGTGTTAGCTATATGAAATATAACGTCTTAGACAAGGATGTTAAGTTAGATACCGAAGTTGTTAAAGTAACAACCAAATAG